From the genome of Planctomycetota bacterium:
CGGGCGTTAACGACACACGGCGCGCGCGGACGTCGCCCGCCCAGGGAGGCCTTGTACGCGGTGACGAGGCGATGGGCGGCGCGAATGGGCTCGGCCAGGCGGAACCGGGGCGACGCGGCCAGGACCCACCGCTCCGCGCTCGCCAGGTCGATCCGATAGCCGACGCTCACGAAAACGGGTTTGACGCCGGTTTGCGTGCGAAGGGCCGTCCCGATCCGTTCGCCGCCGTCCATAAGCGGCGCCCGCCCGCCGCGCCGGCGCCCGGGCTCTCGCGGGACGGTGCCGACGAGGAGGCTCTTCGCGCAGCCGATCGTCGGCACGCCGAGGGCGAGGCCGACGTGGGATGCGAGGCCCAGCCGCCGCGGATGCGCCCGGCCCTGTCCGTCGCAGATTACAAGGTCCGGCCGCGTCTTCAGTTGCCGGAACGCTTCCAACACCACCGGCGCCTCGCGGAAACTCAGGAAGCCCGGGACGTAGGGCCAACGGGCGCGCATGACGACGACCACGGCCGCGAGGAGTTCGTCCTTGCGTCCGGCGGAGACATCGGCCCCGGCGACCGTCTCAACCTTTCCGAGCGGGGGGCCCTGGCGGACGCGGGCCGCCAGACGCCGCTGGACGGCGACCGCTTCGTCATAGGTCAGGTCCCAGCGATGGAACTGGCGGACCTTCACGGCATCTCCTTGGCCTCGGGGAGCGATTCGGTGTTCAGGGGTTCGGCATCGGTCGGGGCGGCGGGCGGGCCGGGCGGGGCGTCGCGGACTTTCTTGAGGACCACGTCGTCCCAGTACACGACGCCTTCGGGCCAGTAGGCGTAGAGGTCCACCCTGAGAAAGGTCGGGGCGTGTTCGGGGCGAGTGGCGGAGGGGACGAAGTCGGCCTCGATGGTGTGCCACTCGCCGGGCCCGCCCGGCGGATGGACCTGCCGGCGATAGGTCTCGCGGCGCTGGGCCGGCTGGCCGTCCTGTGCCTCGAACGGGCGGTAGCCCTTGAGGAAGATTTTGACGGTGGGTCCGAGGGTCTTGTAGCGGCACGAGAAGCGATGGACGGCGCCCGGCTCGATGGGGATATAGTCGCTGTAGAAGTCGAGGCCGTAGGACCCGGCGGTTGCGGCGCTCATGCGGTACGCGAGGACCTTGCCCGGGCCGTCGGGGTTTGTGGTCCAGGCCATTTCCTTTTCGACGGGTTGCCAATCGGCGGGTCCGTCGCTGGCGGCGTTCGCCTGCTCGAAACTGGAATTGCGGACGAGGTTGGGTCCATCCTGCCATCGGCGCTGGATGTCGGGGTCGCCGCGGAGTTCGCGCCACGGGTCCGGCGGAATCGGGATGCCGAGGATGTCGTACACCGCCTTGGCGACCTCGAGGGGGATGACCTGGTGGTAGGGGCAGCCGAGCGTCTTTTCGGCGGTGCGGGCGTCGGCCGGTCGGCCGGGATAGACGACGCGGAGGCGGATCTCGTAGGGTCCGGCGCCGGCGACATGGCCGACGACGGCGACGTCGGCTCCGAAGCGGTCGCGGGCGAGTTGGGCGAGGCGTTCGGGGGGCGTTTCGAGGGAGACCGTTTCGCCGGCGAGGGCCTCGGCGACGCTCGAAGGGTCGTAGACGACGGCGCCGAGTCGGCGGGCCTTGGCGCGGAGCATCAGGCGGACCTGGTCGCCGAGCCCTTTCTCGTCGCTCGTGATGGGGAAGACCAGAAAGGCGGGCGAAGAGGGTCCCGGCGCGCCGGGATCGGCGGCGGGTTCCGCGCCACAAAGTGCGGCGGCGAAGGCGGCGCACGCGGCGAGGCACACGGGAGCCGATAGCAGGCGTCGCACGGCATTGGCCCTCCCCGTCACTTCTGACCGGCGGCCGGCGGTTCGATGAAGCGGATGCTCGCGCGGATGGTCTCAAGGTCTTTAGGTCCCGGCCCCAACGGGGCGAGCGCGCCGGGATCGCCGGCGCGGGCGATGAGCACCAGTTCGAGCACCTGGGAGCCGAGGGGCATGTAGATGGCGCGGCACTCGGCGGGTCGGCCGGCGAGGAGGTTGCCCGCGTACTTTAGTTCGAGGGCCTGGCGTCCGCCGAGCGTCGCCGGCTGGGCCTCGGGCTTTGGGATTTTGAGGTTTTCGGCGGCGAGGCGGGCGCGTTCGGCGACGAAGTCGGCGATCGGCTGGTCCTTGGGGGCGGAGAGCATGCGGAGGACGGCGACAGCGGCGCGGTCCTCGCGCGCCAGTTCCAGAGTCGTCGCGGGACCGTCGAGGTGCCTCGGGATCTTCCAGCGCTCGTCGGGGCGGGTCATCTCGAGGCCGTAGTAGGGGATTCGCAGGCAGTTGCCGCTCACGAGGACCGGCAGCCGCCCCTCGGGCGGTGCGAGGCGGAGGGAGGCGAGGATGGCGTCGGCCAAGGCGCGCTTTTCATCGAGAGGGCGATCGGCGACGGCTGTTACAAGGTAGGCGAACCCTTCGCCGACGAGGAAGACGTTGCGGAAGTGCAGCCGCACGCATCCGAGGCGTGCGGTTCCCTCGATGACGCGCGCGGGCCGACCGGCGAGTTCGGTTTCACGGGGCGCGTCGGCCTCGACGGCGTCGAAGCGGGCGGCCCATTGCTGGTGGACGACGTCGGCCAACTGGAGGAGTTCGTCGGCGTTGGCATGGAGGGTTGCCAGGCGTGGGTCGACGGCCGGGCGGAGGGTGACGGGCCTCGATGCCCGGGATGGCGGGTCCGCGCGGGCCGTCCCCCGGAAGGTCCAGGCGTCGGGCCTCGGAGAAACTGGCGGCCTCGGCGACGATTGGCGCGGACTGCCAGACGCTGCGGAGCGTCCGGCCGCGGTCGTCGAGGAGGTGGGCGACGATTTCCTGGCCGACGGCGGTGACGATGGCGGTGCCGCTGAGGGATTTCCCCGGCCCGGTGGGGACGGTGTGCGGGCCGAGGACGTGGACCAGGCAGGGGTCGGGGAGGACGGCGCCGAGGCGTTCGTCGATGACGAGCCAGCGAGAGGCGCCTCCGGGATCGGCAGCGCCGAAGAAGGAGGCGAGGAGAGCCCAGGAGCGGAGGGTGAGGCCTTTTTCGAGGGGGACCTCGGCGGAGACGGTGTCGGCGCCGACGGTGCGCTCGAGGAGGAAGGAGTTGCCTCGGCGTCGGCCGGCGACGTGCCAGGCGCGGGAGCCGACGGCGACGCTCGAGTCGAGGGTGCGCGGGGAGCCGTCGGGGTCCACGTCGGCCTGGACGATCTTAAAGGACCTTGCGTCGGGGGCGGAGGCGCGGAGTTTGAGGAACGTTTCGTCGCGGAACCGGTAGCCGCCGTCCGCGAGGCGCTGGACGTTCATCGTGTGGTAACCGACTTTCCTGCCGTCGACGTAGAGGGCGTGCCATTCGCTGAAGATTCGTTCGGCGCCCGCTTCGTCGGCTTTCGTGGCGGATTCGGACGGGGGCGGGGTTTCATCGGGGGGCGCGGGGGCCCCGGCGAGAGCGGCAGAAAAGAGCAGAACGAGTGCAGCCTGTCGCATGACCGTGCCTCGGCGCGTCGGTGGAATCGCGTGCTGTTAGATTAGGCCTCGGGAGCGTGGAAAGTCAACGCGATTTGTTGCGTTCGGGTTCGGCCTATGGCCGTTGGCCGGCCTCGTTGTTCGGGGTTTTCCCTGCGGCGGCGTCCTGGGGCTTGAGGCGGAGGTTGTAGAAGGGGAGGAAGCGGTAATAGACTTCAAGGGTGAGTGTGGCGATGGCGGTGGAATAGACGCGGCCGCCGTAGGCGCCCCAGGTGGTGCGCGGGTCCCAGGAGCCGGCGAACGGGCCGTCCGTGCGCTGGGCCTTGACGAGGGTATCGCGGATCTGGCGGTTCCACTCCTCCCACTCAGGCCCGCCGAGGTTGTGCATGGCGAGCGTCGCGTAGTACCAGTAGTAGAGGTTGGTCTGCTCGGGGTTCTGGGGGACCCACTGGGGCTTGTGCTGGAGGACGTATTCGACGGACTCGGCGGCGCGCGGCGAGTTGGGGCTGAAGTCGATGTACTGTTCGGTGAAGAATCCCTCGGCGGTCATGGCGGGGCTGGGTCCGCGTCCGGGCTGGTATTCGTAGAGGCCGCCGTGCTTTCCCTTTCGGACCTGGTCGAGCCAGTTGGCGGCGCCGCGATAGACTTTCTGAGGGACGTCGAAGCCGGCGATTTCGGCGCTCTTGAGGGCCATGATCTGCCAGCCGACGACGCTCGTATCGTTGGAGGACCGGGGGTCGTATCGCCAGCCGAGGTCGGGGTTCTGGGCGTCGATGATGAACTGGACGGCCTTTCGGGTGGGCTCGACGAGGCGCGCATCCCCGGTCATGGTGTAGAGTTCGCACAGGGCCATGGTGGCCATGGCCTGGCCGTACATCTGGCCGCCGCGGCGAAGGTCGCCGTTCGATTCCTGTCCGGCGATGATCCAGTCGACGGCTTTCTGGACGTTCTCGGCGTAGGGGCTGGGGCCCTGGGCGCCCTTGGCGGGGAGGTGGGTGTGCCCCGCGCCGATGAGCGACAGGAGGGTGAGGCCCGTGACGTCGAGGTTCTGGCGTTCGCGGTTTCCGGGTCCGTCGGCGCGGCGGCCGTTTTCGTCATAGTTGTTGGCGAAGTCGCGGATGTCCCAGTGTCCGTCGGGGCTTTGGTGCCGCGTGACCCAGACGAGGGCCAGTCGGACGGCTTCTTCGGTTTCCGGCGTGCCGCCGAGTTTCTCGATGGTCTTTTCGCGGTCGGGCTGCGTGCGAAGGGTGTAGATCTCTTTAAGTGGTAGGGGCTCGGGCGGCGGCGAGATGTCGGCTTGGACGGACGCCGCAGGCGGTGCGACGGCGAGGCGGACGGTTTCGCCGATCGTCGGCGCCCCGACCTTCGGACCGGCGGGCGCGGTGGAGGCGAGG
Proteins encoded in this window:
- a CDS encoding endonuclease V, translating into MKVRQFHRWDLTYDEAVAVQRRLAARVRQGPPLGKVETVAGADVSAGRKDELLAAVVVVMRARWPYVPGFLSFREAPVVLEAFRQLKTRPDLVICDGQGRAHPRRLGLASHVGLALGVPTIGCAKSLLVGTVPREPGRRRGGRAPLMDGGERIGTALRTQTGVKPVFVSVGYRIDLASAERWVLAASPRFRLAEPIRAAHRLVTAYKASLGGRRPRAPCVVNAR